The following DNA comes from Nitrospira sp..
CATCGCCGCCGCGGGAAGAGTCATCTGCATGACCGGAGGCCACGCCCGCTTCATCGGCCAGGAGGCTGACGGACCCGAAGCCGTGGCCGCCGCCGTCCGCGAGCAAATCGCCGCCGGCGCCGAGGTCATCAAGTTCATTGCCTCCGGCGGCGTCCTCACGCCGGGTACGTCGCCAGATGCCGCGCAGATGACGCCGGAGGAACTCTCGGCGGGCATGCGCATCGCGCGGCAGGCCAACCGGCGCGTGGCCGCCCACGCGCACAGCGCGCAGGGCATCAAGAACGCGATCCAGGCCGGTGCCCATTCAATCGAACACGCCACGCTCATGGACGACGAAGCGGCCGGCCTGATGAAGCGTCATGGCGCATACATGGTCCCGACCCTCTCGGCCCTGGCCACCACCGCTGCCTGCGGCCTGTCGTGCGGCGCGCCGAAAACTGCCGTTGAGAAAGCCACGGCCATGGTGTCGCGCCACAAGACCAGTTTCAAGATGGCGCATAAGGCGGGCATCGCGATCGCGATGGGAACGGATGCGGGGACGCCGTTCAATTACCACGGCGAGAACGCGCAGGAATTAGAACGGATGGTCGCGCTGGGTATGACACCAATGGAGGCGATCATCGCCTCGACAGCATCGGCGGCAGCGCTGATCGGGGTTGCAGATCAGGTCGGCACGATCGAGCCGGGCAAGCTGGCCGACCTGATACTGGTCAAGGGCAACCCCCTCTCGACGATTACACTCTTGCAAGACAGAAAAGGGCTTGCCGGCGTGATGCAAAATGGAAGGTTCGTTGCAGGACCGCTTTCTAAACTGTGACCGATGCCTGCAGCACGATGAAGTAAAATTCCCTCCGCGGTGCATCGTTCATACTTAACTCCGTTCATACAGCAACTCCATCGCCGAGCCGATCCCAGTGAGGCGGCCGTTTTGGAAGACCTCCTTGAAATGCTGGTGCATCGAATTGACGGCCGTCGCGTCGTCCTTCTTAACGACGCCCTGTGAGACCATCATCTGCACCGCCACATCGCACAGGCGCTCGGCCCGCATCTCCATTTCGGCTGTGACGAATTCTGGCAGCAGCTCCTTCGCCCGCTCGCGGACAATCTCCGCCTTGAACGTATCGTAGCCCTGCGCCTTGACAGTCCGCGTACGCAGGACCGACAGTTCCGCCTTGATCCGCTTCGTGTCCCTGATGAGCAGGGCAAACAGTTCCTTGCGCCC
Coding sequences within:
- a CDS encoding amidohydrolase family protein — protein: MTVMTKAGYAIQHVRVVDGLGRTWPRATVVIKGDRIATVDDAKSPSIPRDVTRIDGRGLTLLPGLMDCHVHLCLGGDADVVKTVQGDDPALTLLKAARYAKQTLEAGFTTVRDVGFRDHAVFQLKRAITDGLLPGPRIAAAGRVICMTGGHARFIGQEADGPEAVAAAVREQIAAGAEVIKFIASGGVLTPGTSPDAAQMTPEELSAGMRIARQANRRVAAHAHSAQGIKNAIQAGAHSIEHATLMDDEAAGLMKRHGAYMVPTLSALATTAACGLSCGAPKTAVEKATAMVSRHKTSFKMAHKAGIAIAMGTDAGTPFNYHGENAQELERMVALGMTPMEAIIASTASAAALIGVADQVGTIEPGKLADLILVKGNPLSTITLLQDRKGLAGVMQNGRFVAGPLSKL